A window of the bacterium genome harbors these coding sequences:
- a CDS encoding tetratricopeptide repeat protein: protein MLYILGAIALVFIIYGLILFIKKGNKEFEAKLSLRERTELEKLLEKQAKDEAEEKSRESEGEKEKEVQKTTEVAPKLKHAFPTKDIKTEIKKYSTHVDINNLKAQQSIRNGVSNFLNLDYKVALEEFSIAAEMNPQDVTGFYCRGLTKLQLKNYESAVSDFTECINLKMKEPYAFYYRALSYSHLHDLDNAILNFKSYVNAESRSPEAYFDLAICLKQKDNINEAIKYFSSAIENNPTHQLAYYERGLLKHRIDDIEGGCADLKKALGLGNLDALEHINEKCKSSKA, encoded by the coding sequence ATGCTGTATATACTCGGCGCAATAGCATTAGTCTTTATTATTTACGGGCTTATTCTATTCATTAAAAAGGGGAATAAAGAGTTCGAAGCCAAGTTGTCTCTCCGTGAAAGAACCGAATTGGAAAAGTTGCTCGAAAAGCAGGCAAAAGATGAAGCTGAAGAAAAATCCAGAGAAAGTGAAGGGGAAAAGGAGAAAGAAGTCCAAAAAACAACTGAAGTCGCACCGAAATTAAAGCATGCCTTCCCGACCAAGGATATAAAAACTGAAATAAAAAAATACTCTACTCACGTTGACATCAATAACTTAAAAGCCCAGCAATCAATAAGAAACGGTGTAAGTAATTTTTTAAATCTCGATTACAAAGTTGCTCTTGAGGAATTCAGTATTGCCGCTGAAATGAATCCACAGGATGTAACAGGATTTTATTGCCGCGGACTAACTAAGCTACAGCTGAAAAATTATGAAAGTGCCGTCAGCGATTTTACCGAGTGCATTAATCTGAAGATGAAAGAACCCTATGCTTTCTATTACCGTGCACTGAGCTATTCTCATCTGCATGATCTGGATAATGCAATTCTTAACTTTAAAAGCTACGTAAATGCTGAAAGCCGTTCACCGGAAGCATATTTTGATCTTGCAATATGTCTGAAACAAAAAGATAACATCAACGAAGCAATAAAATATTTCTCGTCAGCAATTGAAAATAATCCTACACATCAACTAGCATATTATGAAAGAGGATTATTAAAGCATAGAATTGATGATATTGAAGGCGGATGTGCCGATTTGAAAAAAGCATTAGGGCTAGGAAACCTGGATGCTCTTGAACATATCAACGAAAAATGTAAAAGCAGTAAAGCTTAG
- a CDS encoding STAS domain-containing protein, which translates to MNFEVKKESGITIFKLNEARLDTNISGLLKGEFTMLLKVEGAKKFILDLSSVESCDSSGLSAILVANRILNSTNGHMRIASPSEKVYALIKITQLDRVLPVCQTVNEAFEDLQKLG; encoded by the coding sequence ATGAATTTCGAAGTAAAGAAAGAATCCGGCATTACAATTTTTAAATTGAATGAAGCACGACTTGATACAAACATTTCAGGATTGCTCAAAGGCGAGTTTACTATGTTGCTGAAAGTTGAAGGTGCAAAAAAGTTTATACTTGATTTATCTTCTGTTGAAAGCTGCGATAGTTCTGGTCTAAGTGCTATCCTCGTTGCAAACAGAATTCTGAATTCCACAAATGGTCATATGAGAATCGCTTCACCATCCGAAAAAGTTTATGCGCTCATTAAAATTACACAGCTTGACAGGGTTCTCCCGGTTTGCCAGACAGTTAATGAAGCTTTTGAAGATTTACAAAAGCTGGGGTGA
- the ligA gene encoding NAD-dependent DNA ligase LigA encodes MPSSIEKKIESLREEIREHDYKYYILTQPTIPDSEYDKLVKELEALEKLHPELITPDSPTQRVGSDLTKIFKPVEHKIPMLSLSNTYSEEELYDFDRRVKEGLPSGEKVEYIVELKIDGASVSINYVNGILKTAATRGDGSVGEEITANVRTIKSVPLRIKKDNSISFKLNDFEVRGEIFMNIEDFEKLNKEREEKCEKTFANPRNSTAGTLKLQDPKIVAKRPLNIFTYSLISLEEEFKSQEENLSILKKLGFRVNEHYKKCGSIEEVIKVCSEFEKLREKLKYEIDGAVIKVSSIKQQNRLGSIAKAPRWAVAFKFKSKQAITKINDIIWQVGRTGSVTPVAELEPKFLAGSTISRATLHNYDEIVRKDIRVGDTVIIEKGGDVIPKVVQVVLSERSSGSRKTKPPEKCPTCDSKLFKPEGEVAFYCENSECPDQVKGRLEHFASRGAMDIEGLGESLIDLFVEKGFLKTYSDIYKLRKFKNELVAIERLGEKSVSNLLESIDKSKEKPFDKVLFALGIRYVGAGAAKKLATHFKSLDALMSANEEDITKVYEIGESISKSVKKFFSDSHNKKIIEELKKAGLKFTFTDAKTTFVGDNFFKGKTFVLTGTLISFTREEAEEKIIGFGGNTSSSVSKKTDYVLAGEKAGSKLDKAKSLGVKIISETEFKEKITEAEKK; translated from the coding sequence ATGCCATCTTCTATTGAAAAAAAAATTGAATCCCTAAGGGAAGAAATTCGGGAACACGATTACAAGTACTACATTCTAACTCAGCCAACAATACCTGATTCGGAGTATGATAAGCTTGTCAAAGAATTAGAGGCGCTTGAGAAACTACATCCGGAATTAATAACTCCGGATTCACCGACTCAACGCGTTGGTAGTGATCTAACAAAAATATTCAAACCTGTAGAGCATAAAATTCCAATGCTCAGCCTTTCAAATACATATTCAGAAGAAGAATTATATGATTTCGACCGAAGAGTAAAAGAAGGTTTACCTTCAGGAGAAAAGGTTGAATATATTGTTGAACTTAAAATTGATGGAGCCTCGGTGAGCATAAATTATGTCAATGGAATTTTAAAAACAGCAGCGACTCGGGGCGATGGATCAGTTGGTGAAGAAATTACCGCAAACGTTCGGACGATAAAGTCGGTCCCGTTAAGAATTAAAAAAGATAATTCAATCTCATTTAAGCTGAACGATTTTGAAGTACGTGGCGAAATATTTATGAACATTGAAGATTTTGAAAAGCTGAATAAAGAAAGAGAAGAAAAATGTGAAAAGACTTTTGCAAACCCGCGAAACTCAACCGCAGGAACTTTAAAATTGCAGGATCCCAAAATTGTTGCAAAGAGACCTCTCAACATATTTACATACAGCCTTATCAGTCTTGAAGAAGAATTTAAATCTCAGGAAGAAAATCTTTCAATACTTAAAAAGCTCGGTTTCAGAGTTAATGAGCATTATAAAAAATGTGGAAGCATCGAAGAAGTAATTAAGGTTTGCAGTGAATTTGAAAAACTACGGGAAAAATTAAAATATGAAATCGATGGTGCAGTCATAAAGGTTAGCTCAATAAAACAACAGAACAGGCTGGGGAGTATAGCAAAAGCGCCACGTTGGGCTGTTGCTTTCAAGTTCAAATCTAAGCAGGCGATTACAAAAATTAATGATATAATTTGGCAGGTCGGGAGAACAGGATCGGTAACTCCCGTTGCGGAGCTGGAACCAAAATTTCTTGCCGGCTCAACTATAAGCCGGGCAACCCTTCATAATTATGATGAAATTGTAAGAAAAGATATCCGTGTTGGTGATACGGTTATCATTGAAAAAGGCGGCGATGTAATTCCGAAAGTAGTTCAGGTTGTTTTAAGTGAGAGATCTTCGGGCAGCAGAAAAACAAAACCGCCGGAAAAATGTCCAACCTGTGACTCCAAATTATTCAAACCCGAAGGAGAGGTTGCCTTCTATTGCGAAAACTCAGAATGTCCGGATCAGGTTAAGGGAAGACTGGAACATTTTGCATCTCGCGGCGCAATGGACATCGAAGGGCTGGGTGAATCACTGATTGATTTATTTGTTGAGAAGGGATTCCTGAAAACATACAGTGACATTTACAAGCTCAGAAAGTTCAAAAATGAGCTTGTTGCTATTGAAAGACTTGGAGAGAAAAGTGTTTCCAATCTCCTTGAATCAATTGATAAAAGTAAAGAAAAGCCATTTGACAAAGTGCTTTTTGCATTAGGAATCCGTTACGTTGGTGCCGGTGCAGCTAAAAAGCTGGCAACCCATTTCAAATCTCTTGATGCCTTAATGTCAGCAAATGAGGAAGATATAACAAAAGTTTACGAAATTGGTGAAAGTATAAGCAAAAGTGTTAAGAAATTCTTTAGTGACAGCCATAACAAAAAGATCATTGAAGAATTGAAAAAGGCTGGCTTAAAGTTTACATTTACTGATGCCAAAACTACTTTTGTGGGCGATAACTTCTTCAAAGGCAAAACTTTTGTGTTAACCGGTACATTAATATCTTTCACCCGTGAAGAAGCGGAGGAAAAGATAATTGGTTTTGGTGGAAATACATCTTCAAGCGTTAGTAAAAAAACCGATTATGTTCTGGCTGGTGAAAAGGCAGGTTCAAAACTTGATAAAGCAAAATCACTGGGCGTAAAAATTATAAGCGAAACTGAATTCAAAGAAAAGATTACTGAAGCAGAAAAGAAATGA